Proteins encoded within one genomic window of Microbacterium soli:
- a CDS encoding hydantoinase B/oxoprolinase family protein has product MIVDPVTFEVVWHRLLDTTEEMGIKYMRTSGSPVLVGAYDASTGICLPDGQLVAMGPYITTQAHVLALIVQATLQKRSHRRGIRKGDMFICNDPYLGATHQPDVATVAPFHHGDRLHAWVGSSGHWLDIGGSEPGGFNMNATSVFDEGLRLPPTLLVEDGVLRDDIADLIMSQVREPLVELDLRGQVTSNQAGLLRLAELYDAYGADTVDAVMREGLDHVERRFRQRLRTLPDGVWREVQYLDHDGHQRNLRRIVCTVTKSGEQLTIDFDGSDPQVAGFANSAYGGLRASTLSAVCIMLGYDLTWNDGMARCVTINAPRRTIVTAEYPMPVSMATISAIVVNLNLVFSALSKMLLSSPAHHEEAMATWCGTSLGVSILGQNADGQMTVAPEGSHFAAGGGARTYADGVDTGGIIINTTANIPSIEQTEADYPLMYMFREQLTDSGGPGKFRGGMSGGVALVPYDHSGPVQTTFAGVGADTPNGFGLGGGLPGAAVRFVRYRNAGLPAALEAAQGLPGTEAEILGDREMTMINRSLAPFEDDTVEYHNWQGGGGFGDPIERATSAVEDDVRRRAVSRAVAHDVYGVVVDESGHVDEDATARRRDDIRRRRLADGVPAERPSDLPLPTAAEGTVTGTTSYGDIVRFDFDEDTATCMACGHRLSAAREDFRAGCLVETVSVAAAGPNRGQDYGADAVRLQTYCCPGCARQLEVSVVARSGPQPGFVLSAPGQGTRTAGD; this is encoded by the coding sequence ATGATCGTGGATCCGGTGACCTTCGAGGTCGTCTGGCACCGTCTACTCGACACCACCGAGGAGATGGGCATCAAGTACATGCGCACGTCGGGGTCCCCCGTGCTGGTGGGGGCATATGACGCGAGCACGGGCATCTGCCTTCCTGATGGGCAGCTCGTGGCGATGGGACCCTACATCACCACCCAGGCGCATGTGCTCGCATTGATCGTACAGGCCACGTTGCAGAAGAGATCTCATCGGCGAGGCATTCGCAAGGGCGACATGTTCATCTGCAACGATCCGTATCTCGGGGCCACCCATCAGCCCGATGTCGCGACCGTCGCACCGTTCCACCATGGCGACCGGCTGCATGCCTGGGTGGGGTCGTCCGGGCACTGGCTCGACATCGGAGGCAGCGAACCCGGCGGATTCAACATGAACGCCACGAGCGTGTTCGACGAGGGCCTCCGGCTTCCGCCGACACTTCTCGTCGAGGACGGCGTCCTCCGCGACGACATCGCCGACCTGATCATGAGCCAGGTGCGGGAGCCGTTGGTGGAGCTGGACCTGCGGGGTCAGGTCACCTCGAATCAGGCGGGTCTGCTTCGTCTTGCCGAACTCTACGACGCCTACGGCGCAGACACCGTCGACGCCGTTATGCGCGAGGGGCTGGATCACGTGGAACGACGCTTCCGGCAACGGCTGCGGACTCTGCCGGACGGCGTGTGGAGAGAGGTGCAGTACCTCGATCATGACGGACATCAGCGCAACCTCCGCAGGATCGTGTGCACGGTGACCAAGAGCGGTGAACAGCTGACGATCGACTTCGACGGCAGCGATCCGCAGGTCGCCGGATTCGCCAACTCCGCGTATGGGGGGTTGAGAGCCTCCACGCTCAGTGCCGTGTGCATCATGCTCGGCTACGACCTGACCTGGAATGACGGGATGGCGCGCTGCGTGACGATCAATGCGCCGCGTCGGACGATCGTCACGGCCGAGTACCCCATGCCCGTATCGATGGCGACGATCTCCGCCATCGTCGTGAACCTCAACCTGGTGTTCAGCGCGCTGTCCAAGATGCTCCTGTCCAGCCCGGCGCATCATGAGGAGGCGATGGCCACCTGGTGCGGCACCTCACTCGGCGTCTCCATCCTCGGGCAGAATGCGGACGGGCAAATGACCGTAGCTCCCGAGGGCAGTCACTTCGCGGCCGGCGGCGGTGCGCGGACATACGCAGACGGCGTCGACACCGGCGGGATCATCATCAACACCACGGCGAACATCCCCTCGATCGAGCAGACGGAGGCCGACTACCCGCTGATGTACATGTTCCGCGAGCAGCTCACGGACTCGGGCGGTCCGGGGAAGTTCCGCGGTGGTATGTCCGGTGGTGTCGCGCTCGTGCCCTACGATCACTCCGGTCCGGTGCAGACGACGTTCGCCGGGGTGGGGGCCGACACGCCCAACGGATTCGGGCTCGGAGGCGGTCTTCCCGGTGCGGCTGTCCGCTTCGTCCGTTACAGGAACGCGGGCCTGCCGGCGGCGCTGGAAGCCGCTCAGGGGCTGCCGGGGACGGAAGCGGAGATACTCGGTGACCGCGAGATGACCATGATCAACCGGTCTCTCGCTCCCTTCGAGGATGACACCGTCGAATATCACAACTGGCAAGGTGGCGGTGGATTCGGCGACCCGATCGAACGGGCGACGTCTGCAGTCGAGGACGATGTGCGACGACGAGCCGTCTCGCGAGCCGTCGCGCATGACGTCTACGGCGTCGTCGTCGACGAGAGCGGGCACGTCGATGAGGACGCGACGGCCCGACGACGCGACGACATCCGTCGCCGTCGTCTGGCCGATGGTGTGCCGGCGGAACGGCCTTCCGATCTGCCGCTCCCGACAGCGGCGGAGGGGACGGTGACAGGCACGACATCATACGGAGACATCGTCAGGTTCGACTTCGACGAGGACACTGCCACGTGCATGGCGTGCGGACATCGTCTCTCCGCGGCGCGGGAGGACTTCCGCGCCGGATGCCTGGTCGAGACGGTGAGTGTGGCGGCCGCCGGACCGAATCGGGGGCAGGACTACGGAGCGGATGCCGTCAGGCTGCAGACCTACTGCTGTCCCGGGTGCGCCCGGCAGCTGGAGGTCTCCGTGGTGGCGCGTTCCGGACCGCAGCCCGGGTTCGTGCTGTCTGCACCGGGGCAGGGGACGAGGACCGCCGGTGATTGA
- a CDS encoding methyltransferase, which produces MIERWDQVPSSAASDCQARFGAMRAEIRNLTGFSVTGPAHTIRIQPGDSLSLHRELEHVGAGSVLIIDAGGVESRAVWGELLTEAAIAQGIAGVVIDGAVRDIARIQERGFPLFARAVTPSGPVKSGGGNARVPISCGGVTVAQGDRVVGDRDGVTVVPAAQESQVFECVKRVVEQERQWAEAIRQGRRTTDLLGLDDGRSK; this is translated from the coding sequence GTGATTGAACGGTGGGATCAGGTGCCGTCGTCCGCTGCGTCGGACTGTCAGGCGCGCTTCGGGGCGATGCGCGCGGAGATCCGGAATCTGACGGGCTTCTCCGTGACCGGTCCTGCGCACACCATCCGGATACAGCCGGGGGACAGCCTGTCGCTGCACCGTGAGCTGGAGCACGTCGGGGCGGGGTCCGTTCTGATCATCGACGCGGGAGGGGTGGAGTCGCGCGCCGTGTGGGGTGAGCTGCTCACTGAGGCGGCGATCGCGCAGGGAATCGCCGGAGTGGTGATCGATGGGGCGGTGCGCGACATCGCACGGATTCAGGAGCGGGGCTTCCCACTGTTCGCGCGGGCCGTCACGCCGTCGGGGCCGGTGAAGAGCGGGGGTGGCAACGCCCGCGTTCCCATCAGCTGCGGCGGAGTGACGGTTGCGCAGGGGGATCGCGTGGTCGGTGACCGGGACGGTGTCACGGTCGTGCCCGCAGCGCAGGAGTCCCAGGTGTTCGAATGCGTTAAGCGCGTCGTCGAACAGGAGCGGCAGTGGGCCGAGGCGATCCGGCAGGGTCGCCGGACAACGGACCTTCTGGGTCTCGATGATGGAAGGAGTAAATGA
- a CDS encoding fumarylacetoacetate hydrolase family protein, with the protein MHLALVRVDDGEQFAVREDGEAGWCLLRSLGAEPRDLPEAVRAAAEVSATALASAPRERSVTLGAVARSARKILAVGLNYRSHVEETGMVRPDAPIIFVKYSSSVIGPTDAIRVDPSITTQVDYEAELAVVIGRSARRVSEADALAHVFGYAVANDVSARDLQAADSQISRSKSLDTFGPIGPWITTADAVPDPQSLTIRSFVDDEPRQDSTTSLMLYSVAELISYLSRTTTLEPGDVILTGTPKGVGLGFTPPRFLSPGSTVRCEVSSLGEISNPVLLDPSDELS; encoded by the coding sequence ATGCATCTGGCGCTGGTGCGTGTCGATGACGGCGAGCAGTTCGCTGTGCGCGAGGACGGAGAGGCTGGGTGGTGCCTGCTCCGGTCACTCGGCGCGGAGCCGCGGGATCTGCCGGAGGCGGTCCGAGCCGCCGCGGAGGTATCGGCGACGGCGCTGGCTTCGGCGCCGCGCGAGCGGTCGGTGACGCTGGGAGCGGTGGCGCGAAGTGCGCGGAAGATCCTCGCAGTCGGTCTGAACTACCGTTCGCATGTCGAGGAGACCGGGATGGTGAGACCCGATGCTCCCATCATCTTCGTGAAGTACTCCAGCTCCGTGATCGGCCCCACCGATGCCATCCGCGTCGATCCTTCGATCACCACTCAGGTGGATTACGAAGCCGAACTCGCGGTCGTCATCGGCAGGAGCGCCCGACGGGTGAGCGAGGCGGACGCGCTGGCGCACGTCTTCGGGTACGCCGTCGCGAACGACGTGTCCGCGCGAGACCTCCAGGCGGCCGACTCTCAGATCTCCCGGTCCAAGAGTCTGGACACCTTCGGGCCGATCGGTCCGTGGATCACGACCGCGGATGCGGTGCCGGACCCGCAGTCGCTCACGATCCGCTCCTTCGTCGACGACGAGCCGCGTCAGGACTCCACGACTTCGCTCATGCTGTACTCGGTGGCGGAGTTGATCTCGTACCTCAGCCGGACGACGACCCTGGAGCCCGGTGACGTGATTCTGACGGGAACGCCGAAGGGTGTCGGGCTCGGATTCACCCCACCACGGTTCCTCTCGCCGGGTTCGACGGTTCGCTGCGAGGTGTCCTCG